The following coding sequences lie in one Candidatus Eremiobacterota bacterium genomic window:
- a CDS encoding tetratricopeptide repeat protein, producing the protein MRVLLLVALLIQAATGFGLAQTYAPRSPVPRTTSLPELRAIAARREIEERFTIGLDLQARGDWEAARGEFEQIVVLHPSEPQGSTAHYDLAIAYSNLHRNDDAARELRAAIALDPDFLAAMANLVSIDLARGDLREARKVADRYVALAPASARALYSRGIVALQSGDNAVARADFGKLLSENPSYAVAHYDLALAEERLGRYDAAERELQSALVLAPAYARARFALGVVLLREGEHAKARDEFARATVDAAGDPGLANIAAAMRDSIKN; encoded by the coding sequence ATGCGGGTGCTGCTCCTGGTCGCCCTTCTGATCCAAGCCGCGACGGGTTTCGGATTGGCGCAGACCTATGCCCCTCGATCTCCGGTCCCCCGGACGACATCGCTCCCCGAGTTGCGCGCCATCGCCGCGCGGCGCGAGATCGAAGAACGCTTCACGATCGGGCTCGACCTTCAAGCCCGTGGCGACTGGGAAGCTGCGCGTGGCGAGTTCGAGCAGATCGTCGTGCTGCATCCGTCCGAACCGCAAGGCTCGACGGCGCACTACGACCTCGCCATCGCCTATTCGAACCTGCATCGTAATGACGACGCCGCGCGCGAACTGCGCGCAGCTATCGCGCTCGATCCGGATTTCCTCGCCGCGATGGCAAATCTCGTTTCAATCGATCTCGCGCGCGGTGACCTTCGCGAAGCGCGCAAGGTCGCCGATCGTTACGTCGCGCTGGCGCCGGCCTCGGCGCGGGCCCTCTATTCGCGCGGGATCGTCGCATTACAAAGCGGCGACAACGCCGTAGCGCGCGCTGATTTCGGTAAGCTTCTCTCCGAAAACCCTTCGTACGCGGTCGCCCATTACGATCTCGCGCTCGCGGAGGAACGCTTGGGGCGTTACGATGCCGCCGAACGCGAACTGCAGAGCGCGCTCGTGCTGGCCCCGGCCTACGCTCGTGCCCGATTCGCCCTCGGCGTCGTTCTTCTTCGCGAGGGCGAGCATGCCAAGGCGCGCGATGAATTCGCGCGTGCGACCGTCGACGCAGCCGGAGACCCGGGCCTAGCGAACATCGCGGCCGCGATGCGTGATTCGATCAAGAATTAG